One genomic window of Mus musculus strain C57BL/6J chromosome 4, GRCm38.p6 C57BL/6J includes the following:
- the Pramel31 gene encoding pramel family member has product MSFQAPPTLLSLAVQSLAKNEALAINALQELPRELFPPLFKAAFTGRHTKILKEMVGAWPLPCLPVGALMNIPDMTVLQAVLDGVDMQLTGNFHPSKRKLQVLDLRNVHHHFWDVSAGPEDEDSSAETVCQKQKATHPHRYALRRRLKVVTDLHLQFDLEEHQTYFLQWAQERRASLNLCCVKLQIRGLAMHTVRKILQIFQPYCIEELELNTGWTLSTLACFAPCLGQMKNLRKLHLTLVHEKLFTFLHTSTDIQEKSVTKFISQFSKLNSLQHLALAGLYFLTGHMNELLGCLKTPLEFLSMALCKYSQSDMESFAQCQSLHHLKHLHLAGIILHDLSLVPLGIFLENVANTLKTLELEHCRMTDSQVIAFIPALNKCSQLIEVNFCDNDISTSVLMNLLHHTANLSQLIMELYPAPLECYETGFVLRAERFVQLSSELMNILRTVRQPHSICFASQLCLICSQRCTYGLETRLCHCCQ; this is encoded by the exons ATGAGCTTCCAGGCTCCACCCACACTCCTGAGCTTGGCAGTACAGAGCCTGGCGAAGAATGAAGCCTTGGCCATCAATGCTCTGCaggagctgcccagggagttgttCCCACCACTCTTCAAGGCAGCCTTCACTGGCAGACACACGAAGATACTGAAGGAAATGGTGGGAGCCTGGCCTTTACCTTGCCTCCCTGTGGGGGCACTGATGAACATCCCTGACATGACAGTATTGCAAGCTGTGCTGGATGGTGTAGACATGCAGCTGACAGGAAATTTTCACCCAAG CAAGCGGAAGCTTCAAGTGCTGGACCTGAGAAATGTGCACCATCACTTCTGGGATGTTTCAGCTGGACCAGAGGATGAAGACAGCTCAGCAGAGACAGTGTGTCAAAAGCAGAAAGCAACACACCCTCATAGATATGCACTGAGGAGACGTTTAAAGGTGGTTACTGACCTACACCTTCAGTTTGATCTAGAGGAACATCAAACTTACTTCTTGCAGTGGGCACAGGAGAGAAGAGCTTCCCTGAACCTGTGCTGTGTGAAATTGCAGATTAGGGGATTGGCTATGCACACTGTCAGGAAGATCTTGCAGATTTTCCAACCATATTGCATTGAGGAGTTGGAATTGAATACAGGCTGGACTCTGTCCACACTGGCATGCTTTGCACCTTGCCTTGGTCAGATGAAAAATCTTCGTAAACTCCATCTAACACTAGTCCACGAGAAACTCTTCACTTTTCTACATACGTCAACAGACATACAGGAGAAGAGCGTCACCAAGTTCATTTCTCAGTTCTCCAAACTCAACAGTCTCCAGCATCTCgccctggctggcctctactttctCACTGGCCACATGAATGAATTGCTCGg GTGTCTGAAGACTCCGCTGGAGTTCCTGTCAATGGCTCTCTGCAAGTACTCACAGTCAGACATGGAGTCCTTTGCCCAGTGTCAGAGTCTCCATCATCTCAAACATCTGCATTTGGCAGGTATCATTTTGCATGATCTGAGTCTTGTGCCTCTTGGGATTTTCCTAGAAAACGTTGCAAACACTCTGAAGACCTTGGAATTAGAACATTGTAGGATGACAGACTCTCAGGTCATCGCTTTTATCCCTGCCCTGAATAAGTGCTCTCAGCTCATCGAGGTCAACTTCTGTGACAATGACATCTCCACGTCTGTCCTAATGAACCTTCTGCATCACACAGCCAACCTAAGCCAGCTGATCATGGAGCTTTATCCTGCTCCTCTGGAATGCTATGAAACCGGTTTTGTTCTTAGAGCAGAGAGATTTGTCCAGCTCTCTTCTGAGCTCATGAACATACTTCGCACTGTTAGGCAGCCCCACTCTATCTGTTTTGCCTCTCAGTTATGCCTTATATGTTCACAGCGCTGTACATATGGTCTGGAGACCAGACTTTGCCATTGTTGCCAGTAA
- the Pramel31 gene encoding pramel family member isoform X1, giving the protein MLQQVYSLYRCIRMSFQAPPTLLSLAVQSLAKNEALAINALQELPRELFPPLFKAAFTGRHTKILKEMVGAWPLPCLPVGALMNIPDMTVLQAVLDGVDMQLTGNFHPSKRKLQVLDLRNVHHHFWDVSAGPEDEDSSAETVCQKQKATHPHRYALRRRLKVVTDLHLQFDLEEHQTYFLQWAQERRASLNLCCVKLQIRGLAMHTVRKILQIFQPYCIEELELNTGWTLSTLACFAPCLGQMKNLRKLHLTLVHEKLFTFLHTSTDIQEKSVTKFISQFSKLNSLQHLALAGLYFLTGHMNELLGCLKTPLEFLSMALCKYSQSDMESFAQCQSLHHLKHLHLAGIILHDLSLVPLGIFLENVANTLKTLELEHCRMTDSQVIAFIPALNKCSQLIEVNFCDNDISTSVLMNLLHHTANLSQLIMELYPAPLECYETGFVLRAERFVQLSSELMNILRTVRQPHSICFASQLCLICSQRCTYGLETRLCHCCQ; this is encoded by the exons ATGCTTCAACAGGTCTATTCATTGTACAGATGCATCAGGATGAGCTTCCAGGCTCCACCCACACTCCTGAGCTTGGCAGTACAGAGCCTGGCGAAGAATGAAGCCTTGGCCATCAATGCTCTGCaggagctgcccagggagttgttCCCACCACTCTTCAAGGCAGCCTTCACTGGCAGACACACGAAGATACTGAAGGAAATGGTGGGAGCCTGGCCTTTACCTTGCCTCCCTGTGGGGGCACTGATGAACATCCCTGACATGACAGTATTGCAAGCTGTGCTGGATGGTGTAGACATGCAGCTGACAGGAAATTTTCACCCAAG CAAGCGGAAGCTTCAAGTGCTGGACCTGAGAAATGTGCACCATCACTTCTGGGATGTTTCAGCTGGACCAGAGGATGAAGACAGCTCAGCAGAGACAGTGTGTCAAAAGCAGAAAGCAACACACCCTCATAGATATGCACTGAGGAGACGTTTAAAGGTGGTTACTGACCTACACCTTCAGTTTGATCTAGAGGAACATCAAACTTACTTCTTGCAGTGGGCACAGGAGAGAAGAGCTTCCCTGAACCTGTGCTGTGTGAAATTGCAGATTAGGGGATTGGCTATGCACACTGTCAGGAAGATCTTGCAGATTTTCCAACCATATTGCATTGAGGAGTTGGAATTGAATACAGGCTGGACTCTGTCCACACTGGCATGCTTTGCACCTTGCCTTGGTCAGATGAAAAATCTTCGTAAACTCCATCTAACACTAGTCCACGAGAAACTCTTCACTTTTCTACATACGTCAACAGACATACAGGAGAAGAGCGTCACCAAGTTCATTTCTCAGTTCTCCAAACTCAACAGTCTCCAGCATCTCgccctggctggcctctactttctCACTGGCCACATGAATGAATTGCTCGg GTGTCTGAAGACTCCGCTGGAGTTCCTGTCAATGGCTCTCTGCAAGTACTCACAGTCAGACATGGAGTCCTTTGCCCAGTGTCAGAGTCTCCATCATCTCAAACATCTGCATTTGGCAGGTATCATTTTGCATGATCTGAGTCTTGTGCCTCTTGGGATTTTCCTAGAAAACGTTGCAAACACTCTGAAGACCTTGGAATTAGAACATTGTAGGATGACAGACTCTCAGGTCATCGCTTTTATCCCTGCCCTGAATAAGTGCTCTCAGCTCATCGAGGTCAACTTCTGTGACAATGACATCTCCACGTCTGTCCTAATGAACCTTCTGCATCACACAGCCAACCTAAGCCAGCTGATCATGGAGCTTTATCCTGCTCCTCTGGAATGCTATGAAACCGGTTTTGTTCTTAGAGCAGAGAGATTTGTCCAGCTCTCTTCTGAGCTCATGAACATACTTCGCACTGTTAGGCAGCCCCACTCTATCTGTTTTGCCTCTCAGTTATGCCTTATATGTTCACAGCGCTGTACATATGGTCTGGAGACCAGACTTTGCCATTGTTGCCAGTAA